CCAAAAGCACATCGCGCCCCACCACTTTGCCCCCAGCACGGTACAAAAATTTGATAATATTGGTTTCTTTATCGGTAAGACGGATTTTTTGATCTGTTTCATTTTCCAGTAACATTTTCGCGGCAGGCTGAAACATATATGGCCCCACCGTAAAGGTCGCATCTTCGCTTTGTTCATGCTGGCGTAAATGGGCACGAAGACGCGCCAGCAACACACCTAAACGAAAAGGCTTGGTGATATAATCATTGGCCCCGGCATCCAGTCCCAAAATGGTATCAGCATCCGTATCGGCCCCTGTGAGCATAATGATGGGACATTTTACCCCTTGTTTACGCATGACCCGACAGGCATCACGCCCATCCATATCGGGCAGGCCCACATCAAGGATCACCACAT
This sequence is a window from Terasakiella sp. SH-1. Protein-coding genes within it:
- a CDS encoding response regulator transcription factor produces the protein MSNVKRVLLVDDDDSLREMLCEQLQLHEDFDVTQADGASSALEKVKQDSFDVVILDVGLPDMDGRDACRVMRKQGVKCPIIMLTGADTDADTILGLDAGANDYITKPFRLGVLLARLRAHLRQHEQSEDATFTVGPYMFQPAAKMLLENETDQKIRLTDKETNIIKFLYRAGGKVVGRDVLLDEVWGYNAGVTTHTLETHVYRLRQKIEKDPSNAQILVTEPGGYKLVP